One Akkermansiaceae bacterium genomic region harbors:
- a CDS encoding transglycosylase domain-containing protein, which produces MGNKRSNTSSQRVGTGNKRRKRRFFKLKWLVYLFILGLLACGAGYLVFEIKTKPFKERAATYDLTKIDDVEVKSLILDRKGREIGRIFVENRDKISIKDVPQTLIDALVAGEDQRFFEHDGVDRIGVVRAVWLNFKAGRQTQGASTLTQQLARNAFHLKEEADKRGEGGLERKAVEAFLALRIEEAYGKYEILEFYLNRIPFGSGYYGIRSASLGYFGKEPRDLTTSECASLVGCIKNPTRISPLNSLEENKKARDQVLRRMVEEEFISAAEGEKLRDAPVVVNPQPIRRGTSHLYERIASAVRQRLGEDALTQGGFQIHTTIDLDIQQAMEQGMLKQLAAAEARQGYKHPLYESYRKEDGSPEYLQGAGLMVDNSNGSVLAYVGGRDFSHSQYDFVQSGRKPIGTAFFPFIYTAALENQMSTVSRAIDRPMDNRVVMVDGREGILGEWGMETLSPQYEGDISLRRALEVSKIAASVRLGKKLGLGTVMETARKFGLSFPETKLLARMLVGTDDVSLPEIVRAYSVFANKGVALKPAFFIDRIIDSSGTARYTANSNTHSTTATKRIVSEQTAFLMHSMLKSSLRNGTGEDGIAALPSDDSLAGKTGTTYDFADNWFIGYNSRVTCGVWMGFLSGDRSDIYPGAFSRETVMPAWVKAMKVASVDFAGTPITPPEGIVQLDVCTSSGLRKTRYCQEYKRDALSGAESYNATTISEYFIKGTEPTGYCDVHGMASPNLGDNHIYGAQATKVARSHAIPIQPREPLLLGQDPYGTEQPDFAPKDMQSARSDGGMNFDQLDKADEDAAILLDMPRRIEIHEE; this is translated from the coding sequence ATCCTTGATCGGAAAGGCCGGGAGATTGGTCGTATATTTGTCGAGAACCGCGACAAGATCAGCATCAAGGATGTGCCCCAGACGCTGATCGATGCTCTGGTCGCAGGTGAAGACCAGCGGTTTTTCGAACACGACGGGGTTGATCGCATTGGTGTGGTGCGTGCAGTGTGGCTTAACTTCAAGGCAGGCCGACAGACCCAGGGTGCCAGTACACTCACCCAGCAATTGGCTCGTAACGCCTTCCACCTCAAAGAGGAGGCGGACAAGCGGGGTGAGGGTGGCCTCGAGCGGAAAGCGGTGGAGGCTTTCCTTGCCCTGCGTATCGAGGAGGCATACGGCAAATACGAAATTCTCGAGTTCTATCTGAACCGTATTCCATTTGGTAGCGGTTACTATGGCATCAGGTCTGCCTCGCTCGGGTATTTTGGCAAGGAGCCGCGTGACCTGACAACAAGTGAGTGCGCTTCATTGGTCGGCTGTATCAAAAACCCGACCAGGATTTCCCCGCTCAACAGCCTTGAGGAAAATAAAAAGGCCCGCGACCAGGTGTTGCGGAGGATGGTGGAGGAGGAGTTCATTTCTGCGGCCGAAGGAGAAAAACTACGAGACGCACCGGTAGTGGTAAACCCCCAACCCATTCGCCGCGGGACCTCGCACCTCTACGAGCGCATTGCCAGCGCGGTCCGCCAACGTCTCGGTGAAGACGCTCTAACACAAGGTGGTTTCCAGATTCACACCACCATCGATCTGGATATTCAACAAGCGATGGAGCAGGGGATGCTCAAGCAGCTCGCCGCCGCCGAAGCCAGGCAAGGGTACAAGCACCCTCTCTACGAGTCGTATCGCAAGGAGGATGGCAGCCCTGAATACCTCCAAGGAGCGGGGTTGATGGTCGATAACTCGAACGGATCCGTCCTCGCTTATGTCGGCGGGCGTGATTTCAGCCACAGCCAATATGATTTTGTGCAGTCGGGACGCAAACCGATAGGGACGGCCTTTTTCCCCTTCATCTACACCGCGGCATTGGAAAATCAAATGTCGACTGTTTCCAGGGCCATAGACCGGCCGATGGATAACCGGGTGGTCATGGTGGATGGCCGGGAAGGTATTCTCGGTGAGTGGGGGATGGAAACCCTGAGTCCCCAATATGAGGGGGATATCAGCCTGCGAAGAGCCCTGGAGGTTTCCAAAATCGCAGCTTCCGTTAGATTGGGTAAAAAACTGGGCCTCGGAACGGTGATGGAGACAGCACGCAAGTTTGGCCTGTCATTTCCTGAAACCAAACTGCTTGCCCGTATGTTGGTGGGAACCGATGACGTATCCCTCCCTGAGATTGTCCGCGCCTATTCCGTGTTTGCCAACAAAGGGGTTGCGCTAAAGCCGGCCTTCTTTATCGACCGTATCATCGATTCATCGGGAACGGCACGTTACACGGCTAACAGCAACACACATTCCACAACGGCTACCAAGCGTATTGTGAGTGAACAAACGGCTTTCCTCATGCACAGTATGCTCAAGAGCTCACTACGTAACGGCACGGGGGAGGACGGGATTGCGGCCCTGCCCAGCGATGACTCGCTCGCCGGTAAAACTGGAACCACCTATGACTTTGCCGATAATTGGTTTATCGGTTATAACAGCCGGGTCACATGCGGCGTCTGGATGGGTTTTCTCAGCGGAGACCGGAGCGATATTTATCCTGGCGCATTTAGTCGTGAAACAGTCATGCCCGCCTGGGTAAAGGCGATGAAAGTGGCCTCCGTTGATTTTGCAGGCACCCCAATCACTCCTCCCGAAGGGATTGTGCAGCTTGACGTGTGCACCAGCTCCGGCTTGCGCAAGACACGCTACTGCCAGGAATATAAACGTGATGCCCTCAGCGGTGCGGAGTCCTATAATGCAACCACGATCAGCGAATACTTTATCAAAGGAACCGAGCCAACCGGTTATTGTGATGTCCACGGTATGGCATCCCCCAATCTAGGAGACAACCACATCTATGGGGCGCAAGCGACCAAGGTTGCCCGGTCTCATGCCATCCCCATCCAGCCCAGGGAGCCCCTCCTTCTCGGGCAGGACCCCTACGGGACTGAACAACCCGATTTTGCGCCCAAGGACATGCAGTCGGCCCGGAGCGACGGCGGCATGAACTTCGATCAGCTGGATAAGGCTGATGAAGATGCGGCCATCCTGCTCGACATGCCACGGCGTATCGAGATACACGAAGAGTAG